AGCGCCTGGAGGATGAGCGGCTCCCCCAGCCTGGCGAGCAGGGTACCCGGGGGAACCCGCAGCACCAGGCTGAGAATCGGGAGGCCGAGCAGCAGGATCAGCCCGCCGCCCAGTGCCACGCCGGCGACGCGCAGCACCAGGTTTCGGGTCAGGGCTGGGCCGCGGCCGGTGCGGCGGCGGCGGCGGGCAGGAAACCGTCGTGCTGGAAAACGCGTTGTCCTTCGTCGCTCGCGACCAGCTCCAGGAACTGCCGCGCCGCGTCGGGGTTCCGGGCCGACTTGAGCAGGGCGATCGGATAGCTCGCAATGACGTTGTAGACGTCGGGGATCTCGAACACCCGCACGTAGCGGGAGACCGCCCGGGTCACGTCCGAACGGTAGACCATCCCCCCATCGGCCTCGCCGAGCTGCACCTTGGCCACCACGCTCTTCACGTTCTCTTCCTGTGACACCACGTTGGCGAGTACCCCGCGATCGTATCCCGGCGGGAAGCCCGGCGCGGCGGCCAGCTTCTGGAGCGCCTCCCGGCTGTACCTGCCGGCCGGCACCGCTTCGGCGGCCAGCACCAGCTTGGTCCCGCGCCGGGCCAGGTCCTGCAGGCTCCCGATCCGGGCCGGATTGGTGCGCGGCACGATCACGACCAGCCGGTTGCGCGTGAAGACCGAAGTCTCGCCCTCGGTCAGCCCCTTGTCCTTGACGTAGTCCATCCAGCGCTGGTCGGCGGAGGCGAACAGATCCGCCGGGGCGCCCTGCTCCAGCTGGGCGGCGAGTTGCTGCGACCCGGCAAAGTTGAACTGCACGGTAATGCCGGGGTGGCGCTGCTCCAGAGACCGGCCCAGCTCACGGAACGGCTCGGTGAGCGAGGCGGCGGCATACACCGTGAGTGCGGCGGGCGCACCCGTCGCGGGGCCCGTGATGGGGATCGCCAGGCCCAAGGCGGCCAGCGCGGCCCGGAGTAGAGCGCTCATGATGTGCTGCCCTTCGCGATCATCACTTCGGTGGACTTGATGACGGCGAACACTACCTCGCCGACCTTGAGCCGCAGTCGCTCGGCGGAGCTTCGGGTGATCACGGCAACCAGCTCCTGGTCCGCCATCTGGATCCGGACCTCGGCCATCAGGCCTTCGATGTTGAGTCCCGCCACCCGGCCGCGCAGTTGATTTCTGGCGCTCAGATCGAGCCCGCCCGCCTCGGACCGGGGCTCGGTCCCGAGGGCGGAGTCGAGATCCCGCTCATCGAACAGCCATTTCCGTCCCACCCGGCGGCCCGGCAGCTTGCCGGCCCGGGCGAGGGCCTGGATGCGCTTGACGTTGAGGTGGAGGTACGAAGCGGCCTGATCGGCATTTAAAAGTCCCATAGTAATCCTTATGATACTTGCGTCTCCGTGAAATTCAACCCGCTTTCGTCCCTAACCTGCCGATTTCGTCCCTAACCTCCATCGAAAGTGCCACCATGCGACTCCCCAGGCCGCCTGCTCGGCGTGTTCAACGGTGAGGGGCAGAACGTCACCGCCAATGCCGATTCGACCCTGCTCTGGGTCGGGCGAGCGGCCGCGCGGCCGGTGGCCTATGTGACGATCGGCGCCAACCTGGCGCGGTACGGGTCGGACAGCACCCGCTATGGGGTCGATGCCGGGGTGGAATACGAGGGAGCCGCGCTCAAAGGCGAGTACATCGGGCAGCACCGCGACGGAGGGGCGCTGGATGACAAGGGGTGGTACGG
The nucleotide sequence above comes from Gemmatimonadales bacterium. Encoded proteins:
- the modA gene encoding molybdate ABC transporter substrate-binding protein, which produces MSALLRAALAALGLAIPITGPATGAPAALTVYAAASLTEPFRELGRSLEQRHPGITVQFNFAGSQQLAAQLEQGAPADLFASADQRWMDYVKDKGLTEGETSVFTRNRLVVIVPRTNPARIGSLQDLARRGTKLVLAAEAVPAGRYSREALQKLAAAPGFPPGYDRGVLANVVSQEENVKSVVAKVQLGEADGGMVYRSDVTRAVSRYVRVFEIPDVYNVIASYPIALLKSARNPDAARQFLELVASDEGQRVFQHDGFLPAAAAAPAAAQP
- a CDS encoding TOBE domain-containing protein codes for the protein MGLLNADQAASYLHLNVKRIQALARAGKLPGRRVGRKWLFDERDLDSALGTEPRSEAGGLDLSARNQLRGRVAGLNIEGLMAEVRIQMADQELVAVITRSSAERLRLKVGEVVFAVIKSTEVMIAKGSTS